The following are encoded in a window of Ricinus communis isolate WT05 ecotype wild-type chromosome 4, ASM1957865v1, whole genome shotgun sequence genomic DNA:
- the LOC8289653 gene encoding uncharacterized protein At3g06530 → MATNLASQLAAIRSAIQTDTESQKRPIVRPSILFDPKEAADIDIDTIFNIAISGIEVLIALDERFRNYRNDLFSDKSKELNRELMTQEENSRINATIGSYLRLLSGHLQLPAAHRTLEYLIRRYKIHVYNVEDLILCALPYHDTHAFVRIVQIIDTRNSKWTFLEGVKNSGAPPPRSVVVQQCIRDMGVLEALCNYASPIKKLQPSRPVISFCTAVVIEILGSIPVVNSDIVKRILPFVVSGLQPTPKGGLDHKAGALMIVALLANKVSLAPKLVKSLIRSISELAREDAKELTDLQWLRLSVMALVNLVQLQSIDAFPKKALEFLKDTRDIAGVLLELSKEFNIDKFLSVLLESLVDYSCSDDASCCALISVIETVPIKNYVEHVVSRVLLSCIKLTQRNDHSTPSESGNWAKKILMVINKNYSSELHQAVRKFLEDSETQSKKKGAVFETLYKMLDGNLDLATSDSKIWFSLHHPRAEVRRAALSGLKASGFLITSDVVSERFGTIRDAILCQLHDNDLTVVQAVLALEGLSEIIRASDLLEMLDNLLNRWATTQKSNSSEKSTLAGDVAVSVLKIAISSFQGQADYSKELAARMFPLLLMLHKTRKLNWKVLELAKKMNWPLYHNLNYISTEEMELPREEVSAVNMKIISSLAETFTVHPDEYTSWFTKSCNNFSLSKTLFFLVVMQSILNRENDSGQFLALFEACFPVLKAEWQVLESAADVSENEFNKEMIHWDCRKFLDQLADNDVNALNRDILICAFWRLLEAVVSVAAADILLDDNGQWVTCRLRDLFSFFATSQLKHVFKEHLHYLVTKCNISPVDFLSGFFTNEGVPVAVQVESLHCLAYLCVEPDDRLLFQLLANFPSLLVPLACDSQDIRIATMGCIEGLYALSRRVDYLSKKNGNNASWSHFLDELLGLIVQQKRVILSDKNFLPSLMTSLLGSSCVSLLVPRNVEQRFDQSTKEKTLAFILGHALQLSAFAKLMIMSLLKGLGNAIMCVKDVETFLAQLLKRRGQFYFEGDKSFQKLSETEVKILCLLLEFCDMLPSSFNGRAVEDYLLRALQLDGLSSEESAVAEPCVTVLQKLSGQFYSGLSTEKQGLLFRELVVLFRNANGDIQNATREALLRFNITCYTVVQALEFILNQDSLKNGSAYGKKKKKSIAYQTSKLDIDVVCKGETAVHMLSSLLDILMLKKDMANRESLIGPLFELLGKISQNEWVVAQDEKGIQASSGTSESISTTMFYIQQEILSILEHIIASSINAVPLKDEITNKIDIKMLVECAHSAKDGVTRNHVFSLLSSIAKVIPDKIMEHILDILMVIGESTVIQIDSYSQHVSEELISTVVPCWLAKRNNTEKLLQIFVNLLPAVAEHRRLSIMVYLLRTLGERNSLASLLVLLLRSLISRKGSSYLDDTQILDSLMSSVKREWEYAFAVQICEQYSCMIWLPSAVLLLQLIGNGHVCRELFMELLFALDFILHKLQDPELTFKLESGESSDSIQAALQELMEHAVSLLHLIDKRRKQISIPVIMRKELRVSIHAVLRTVTAVMNPAAYFRGIISLLGHSDGDVQKKALGLLCETLRDHESNKTKHKGRKELNANSSTGWLHMDENLLESFHKMCLEIVGLVDDVKNEVDTSLKLSAISTLEVLAHSFSSDYSILSMCFPSITRGISSPNLAISSSCLRTAGALVNVLGPRALSELPRIMKNLIKISHEIPSRSGNDDTSPALSTSKESFMQSVLVTLEAVVDKLGGFLHPYLEEVIGLVVLGVEYTTESKPKLKLKADVVRRLLTEKIPVRLALPPLLAIYSDAVKSGDSSVSITFKMLVGIIGQMDRSSVGGHHEKIFDLCLRALDLRRQHPVSIQNIDIVEKSVIDAMISLTMKLTESMFKPLFISSVDWAESHVEEIDNEGGASVDRSIALYGLVNKLAENHRSLFVPYFKYLLEGCVQHLLDAVDAKNAGLTQKKKKAKIQEAGMDVNGKTSLLSLKTWHLRASVISALHKCFLYDTGSLKFLDSSNFQVLLKPIVSQLVVEPPTSLGEHPGRPSIEEVDDLLVVCIGQMAVTAGTDLLWKPLNHEVLLQTRSEKLRSRILGLRIVKYLLDNLKEEYLVFLPETIPFLGELLEDMELPVKSLAQDILKEMESMSGESLRQYLQ, encoded by the exons ATGGCGACAAATTTAGCTTCTCAGTTAGCAGCAATTAGGTCTGCAATACAAACCGATACCGAGTCCCAAAAACGACCTATCGTTCGTCCTTCCATTCTGTTTGATCCTAAAGAAGCTGCCGATATTGATATTGATACTATTTTCAACATTGCCATTTCAG gTATAGAAGTTCTTATAGCTCTTGATGAACGCTTTAGAAACTATAGAAACGATCTGTTTAGTGATAAAAGTAAAGAATTGAATAGAGAATTAATGACTCAAGAGGAGAACAGCCGTATCAATGCAACCATTGGTTCTTACTTAAGGTTACTATCTGGTCATCTTCAGTTACCTGCTGCTCACAGAACACTTGAGTATTTGATTCGCAGATACAA AATACATGTTTACAATGTTGAGGATTTGATTCTATGTGCCTTGCCTTATCATGATACACATGCTTTTGTTCGGATAGTTCAAATAATTGACACAAG AAATAGTAAATGGACATTTTTGGAGGGTGTTAAAAACTCTGGTGCGCCACCTCCCAGAAGTGTTGTTGTGCAGCAGTGTATTCGTGATATGGGAGTTTTGGAGGCTCTGTGCAATTAT GCATCTCCGATAAAGAAGCTTCAACCATCAAGACCTGTAATCAGCTTTTGCACGGCAGTTGTTATTGAAATTTTGGGTTCTATACCTGTTGTTAATAGTGATATTGTAAAAAGAATCCTTCCGTTTGTAGTTTCTGGACTTCAGCCTACCCCCAAAGGGGGCTTAGATCACAAG GCTGGTGCTTTAATGATTGTTGCTTTGTTAGCAAATAAAGTTTCACTGGCTCCTAAGCTTGTCAAAAGTTTGATTCGGTCAATTTCTGAGTTGGCTCGAGAAGATGCAAAAGAGCTGACTGATCTGCAATGGCTTCGTTTATCAGTCATGGCTTTAGTTAACCTTGTTCAG TTGCAATCCATTGATGCGTTTCCAAAGAAAGCTTTGGAGTTTTTGAAGGATACTAG GGATATTGCTGGGGTTCTTTTAGAACTCTCTAAGGAGttcaatattgacaaattccTTTCTGTGCTTTTGGAATCTCTCGTTGACTACAG TTGTTCTGATGATGCAAGTTGTTGTGCTTTGATATCCGTAATCGAGACTGTTCCAATAAAGAATTATGTTGAACATGTGGTCTCGAGGGTCCTCTTGTCTTGCATAAAATTGACACAGAGAAATGACCACTCAACACCATCTGAATCAG GAAACTgggcaaagaagattttaatggttattaataagaattattCTTCTGAACTTCATCAAGCAGTTCGCAAGTTCTTGGAG GACTCCGAAACCCAATCCAAGAAAAAGGGTGCTGTATTTGAAACTTTATATAAGATGTTGGATGGGAACTTGGACTTGGCTACATCAGATTCAAAAATTTGGTTTTCTCTGCATCATCCAAGG GCTGAAGTTCGGCGTGCTGCGCTGTCTGGTTTAAAGGCATCTGGCTTTCTGATTACCTCGGATGTTGTTTCTGAG AGGTTTGGAACTATTCGAGATGCGATTTTGTGCCAGCTTCATGATAATGATTTAACGGTTGTTCAAGCAGTTTTAGCTCTTGAGGGATTATCGGAAATAATAAGAGCTTCTGATCTTCTTGAAATGTTGGATAATTTACTTAATAGATGGGCTACCACCCAAAAATCAA ACTCTTCAGAAAAATCTACTCTGGCTGGTGATGTGGCGGTCTCAGTCCTGAAGATTGCCATCTCAAGCTTCCAAGGCCAGGCTGACTATTCAAAAGAACTTGCTGCCAGGATGTTTCCTTTACTCCTCATGTTGCATAAG ACACGGAAGCTGAATTGGAAGGTTTTGGAGTTAGCAAAGAAAATGAACTGGCCATTGTACCACAATCTCAATTATATCTCCACTGAAGAAATG GAATTACCACGTGAAGAAGTATCTGCAgtcaatatgaaaattattagCAGCCTGGCAGAAACATTCACAGTGCACCCTGATGAATATACTTCTTGGTTTACCAAGAGCTGCAATAACTTTAGTCTGTCAAAGACTCTTTTCTTCTTGGTTGTGATGCAGTCAATTCTAAATCGGGAGAATG ACAGTGGGCAATTTTTGGCACTTTTTGAAGCTTGCTTCCCTGTTTTAAAAGCTGAGTGGCAAGTTCTTGAGTCTGCCGCTGATGTTTCTGAGAACGAG TTCAATAAGGAGATGATACACTGGGATTGTCGAAAATTCCTAGATCAGCTAGCTGATAATGATGTCAATGCGTTAAACAGAGACATTCTAATTTGCGCCTTTTGGAGGTTACTGGAGGCAGTTGTTTCAGTAGCAGCTGCAGATATCTTGCTG GATGATAATGGGCAGTGGGTAACCTGCAGACTTAGGgatttattttccttcttcgCAACCTCACAGTTGAAACATGTTTTCAAGGAACATCTTCACTACCTTGTAACAAAATGCAACATCTCTCCTGTTGATTTTCTATCTGGTTTTTTCACAAATGAAG GTGTTCCTGTTGCTGTCCAAGTGGAAAGTCTTCACTGTCTTGCGTATCTTTGTGTGGAGCCTGATGATAGATTGCTGTTTCAACTTCTAGCCAATTTCCCTTCTCTTCTTGTTCCACTTGCCTGTGATAGCCAG GATATAAGAATTGCTACCATGGGCTGCATTGAAGGACTCTATGCGCTATCGCGCCGCGTTGACTACTTAAGCAAGAAGAATG GCAACAATGCAAGTTGGAGTCATTTTCTCGATGAACTTTTAGGCCTAATTGTCCAACAAAAGAGGGTGATATTATCGGACAAGAACTTTCTACCTTCATTAATGACTTCCTTGCTTGGTTCATCTTGTGTTAGTCTTCTAGTGCCAAGAAATGTTGAACAGAG attTGATCAATCTACGAAGGAAAAGACTCTTGCTTTCATCTTAGGTCATGCTCTTCAACTTTCTGCATTTGCGAAG CTAATGATTATGTCTTTGCTCAAAGGACTGGGGAATGCAATAATGTGTGTTAAAGATGTTGAAACGTTTTTGGCTCAACTTTTGAAAAGACGAggacaattttattttgaaggaGATAAGTCATTCCAGAAACTGTCTGAAACTGAAGTCAAGATCTTGTGTCTTTTACTGGAG TTCTGTGATATGCTTCCTTCATCATTTAATGGACGTGCTGTTGaagattatttattaaggGCTTTGCAA TTGGATGGGCTATCTTCCGAAGAATCTGCTGTTGCAGAACCTTGTGTAACTGTCCTGCAGAAGTTAAGTGGGCAATTTTATAGTGGTTTGTCAACTGAGAAACAG GGGCTTCTTTTTCGCGAGCTTGTGGTTTTATTCCGGAATGCTAATGGTGATATACAAAATGCAACTAGAGAGGCCTTGCTGCGCTTTAAT ATTACTTGCTATACAGTAGTTCAGGCACTTGAATTTATACTCAATCAGGATAGTCTAAAAAATGGTTCAGCATAcgggaagaagaaaaagaaatcaatagcttatcaaacatcaaaattggaTATTGATGTTGTTTGTAAAGGAGAAACTGCAGTACATATGCTGAGCTCCCTGCTTGACATATTGATGCTGAAGAAAGATATGGCTAACAG GGAATCTCTTATTGGGCCCTTGTTTGAGCTTCTTGGTAAAATATCTCAGAATGAGTGGGTAGTTGCCCAAGATGAAAAGGGAATCCAAGCTTCATCTGGCACTTCCGAGAGCATTTCTACTACAATGTTTTATATTCAACAGGAAATTTTATCAATACTCGAACATATTATTGCTTCATCTATAAATGCAGTTCCGCTAAAG GATGagataacaaataaaattgacaTCAAAATGTTGGTGGAGTGTGCACATTCTGCGAAGGATGGAGTCACACGCAACCATGTTTTTTCACTGTTATCTTCAATTGCAAAGGTCATTCCAGACAAGATAATGGAGCATATATTGGATATACTTATGGTTATTGGAGAATCAACTGTCATTCAG ATTGACAGCTACTCACAGCATGTGTCTGAGGAGCTTATATCTACAGTTGTTCCCTGTTGGCTGGCTAAGAGGAACAACACAGAGAAATTGCTCCAG ATTTTTGTGAATTTATTGCCCGCCGTTGCTGAACATAGGAGGCTGTCAATTATGGTATACCTGTTAAG GACATTGGGAGAACGTAACAGCTTGGcttcattgcttgtcctcctTCTCCGGTCCTTAATTTCAAGAAAAGGATCGTCTTACCTTGATGATACACAGATTTTAGACAGTCTTATGTCTTCTGTAAAGAGAGAGTGGGAGTATGCCTTTGCTGTGCAGATATGCGAGCAATACTCGTGCATGATATGGCTTCCATCTGCTGTTTTGCTGCTTCAACTTATAGGAAATGGCCATGTGTGCCGAGAACTGTTTATGGAATTGCTATTTGCATTGGATTTCATTTTACATAAATTGCAAGATCCAGAGTTAACGTTCAAGCTTGAATCAGGCGAAAGTTCTGATAGCATCCAG GCAGCTCTTCAAGAACTCATGGAGCATGCTGTTTCTCTTTTACATCTTATCGACAAGAGAAGAAAGCAAATAAGTATTCCTGTtataatgagaaaagaactaaGAGTCTCTATACATGCTGTCTTGAGAACTGTCACAGCAGTTATGAACCCTGCAGCATACTTCAGAGGGATAATCAGTTTGCTTGGACATTCAGATGGAGATGTGCAAAAGAAG GCTCTTGGGCTTCTTTGTGAGACATTAAGGGATCATGAGTCAAATAAAACAAAGCACAAGGGAAGAAAAGAACTGAATGCAAATTCAAGTACTGGTTGGCTCCATATGGATGAGAATTTACTCGAGTCTTTTCATAAGATGTGTTTGGAAATTGTTGGGTTAGTTGATGATGTGAAGAATGAAGTAGATACTTCGTTGAAACTTTCAGCAATTTCTACCCTGGAAGTTTTAGCGCACAGCTTTTCTTCTGATTATTCTATCCTCAGTATGTGCTTTCCATCTATTACAAGAGGCATTAGCTCGCCCAATTTGGCCATTTCTTCTAGCTGCCTTCGCACTGCTGGTGCTTTAGTTAATGTGCTTGGACCAAGAGCATTATCCGAGCTTCctagaattatgaaaaatttgattaaGATATCTCATGAAATCCCTTCTCGGAGTGGCAATGATGACACCTCTCCTGCACTATCAACTTCAAAAGAATCATTTATGCAGTCTGTTCTTGTCACCCTGGAGGCGGTTGTGGACAAGCTTGGTGGTTTCTTACATCCATATCTTGAAGAGGTTATAGGACTAGTAGTGCTTGGTGTCGAGTATACAACAGAATCCAAGCCAAAGCTAAAACTGAAAGCTGATGTAGTACGAAGGCTCCTTACTGAGAAAATCCCT GTTCGACTTGCTCTGCCGCCTTTGCTGGCGATATATTCTGATGCAGTGAAGTCTGGGGATTCAAGTGTGtcaattacttttaaaatgcTAGTGGGCATAATTGGTCAGATGGATAGATCATCTGTTGGTGGTCACCATGAAAAGATTTTTGACCTCTGCTTGCGTGCTCTTGATCTTCGTCGTCAACATCCTGTTTCAATTCAGAACATTGATATTGTTGAAAAAAGTGTCATTGATGCTATGATTTCATTGACTATGAAACTCACCGAATCTATGTTCAAGCCTCTTTTTATTAGTAGTGTTGATTGGGCAGAGTCGCATGTTGAAGAAATTGATAATGAGGGTGGTGCATCTGTGGATAGATCCATTGCCTTATATGGTCTGGTGAACAAGCTTGCTGAGAATCATAG GTCCCTTTTTGTCCCTTACTTCAAGTATTTGCTTGAGGGTTGTGTACAACATCTCTTGGATGCTGTCGATGCAAAAAATGCTGGTTtaactcaaaagaaaaagaaagccaAAATTCAGGAAGCAGGAATGGATGTAAACGGAAAAACCAGTCTGTTATCACTTAAAACTTGGCATCTAAGGGCGTCAGTTATATCAGCTTTACATAAATGTTTTCTGTATGATACTGGAAGTCTGAAATTTCTGGACTCGTCAAATTTTCAG GTTCTGTTGAAACCCATAGTCTCACAGCTAGTTGTGGAGCCACCAACTTCTCTAGGAGAGCATCCAGGCAGACCATCTATTGAGGAAGTTGATGACTTATTGGTTGTTTGTATTGGTCAAATGGCTGTTACTGCAGGAACTGACCTTCTGTGGAAGCCCCTGAACCATGAG GTATTATTGCAAACTCGAAGCGAGAAGTTGCGGTCTCGGATTTTAGGATTGAGAATTGTTAAATATCTTCTGGATAATCTGAAAGAAGAGTACCTAGTATTTTTGCCTGAAACCATCCCCTTCCTGGGTGAACTACTCGAGGACATGGAGCTGCCTGTTAAATCTCTAGCACAGGATATTCTCAAAGAGATGGAATCAATGAGTGGTGAAAGTCTTCGTCAATACCTCCAGTGA
- the LOC8289652 gene encoding ubiquinol-cytochrome-c reductase complex assembly factor 1 yields the protein MLSRWSRAAASQVSNLRSLTNATKLRKDHLFIPRLTYAKASAAVVSPAPNDSTHNTFPSNSPVKLDKMFWSKPCSLALALDSPIRVYEPEFQGIRRFMLKLMLFYSKQSKSIRRANVVYRRIISRVNKPTIYEVFNLEKTFKMTFSLLVLHMWLVLRRLKQEGQEGVEFGQYLYEIYNHDVELRVSKAGVNLLLTKWMKELEKIFYGNIVAYDAALLPEAKSDELVKVIWRNVFSDDGSSEPDATALHAVQAMARYVRREVHCFSLTDKEAILSGNFTFTSLENTTPDATRR from the exons ATGTTGTCAAGATGGAGCAGAGCTGCTGCCTCTCAAGTATCGAACCTTCGCTCTCTAACAAACGCCACCAAGCTCCGCAAAGATCATCTTTTTATTCCACGCCTAACCTATGCCAAGGCTTCTGCTGCAGTTGTATCACCCGCTCCTAATGATTCTACACACAACACTTTCCCTTCCAACTCACCG gTAAAGTTGGATAAAATGTTTTGGTCAAAGCCCTGCTCTTTGGCTTTAGCCTTAGACTCTCCAATCAGGGTTTATGAGCCAGAATTTCAAGGCATTAGGCGTTTTATGCTAAAGTTAATGCTTTTCTATAGTAAACAAAGCAAATCTATTAGACGGGCAAATGTGGTATATCGCCGCATCATTTCACGAGTGAATAAGCCAACAATTTATGAAG TATTCAATTTGGAGAAGACGTTTAAAATGACATTCTCGTTGCTTGTACTCCATATGTGGCTTGTCTTGCGCCGTTTGAAGCAGGAGGGACAGGAAGGGGTTGAATTTGGGCAGTATTTGTATGAGATTTATAATCATGACGTTGAGCTCAGAGTCTCTAAAGCAGGG GTTAACTTACTGTTGACAAAATGGATGAaagaattggagaaaatattttatggaaATATTGTTGCTTATGATGCTGCCCTGCTTCCAGAGGCTAAATCTGATGAGCTAGTGAAGGTGATTTGGAG GAATGTCTTTTCTGATGATGGTAGTTCGGAGCCAGATGCTACTGCATTACACGCTGTCCAG GCAATGGCGAGATATGTACGCCGGGAAGTCCATTGTTTTTCACTAACAG ACAAAGAAGCCATATTATCAGGGAATTTCACGTTCACCTCCTTGGAAAACACAACACCTGATGCAACAAGGAGGTAA